GCATGCGTTCGCTTTTCTCGGGCGTTTCGGGGATCCGTGCCCACCAGACCCGCATGGACGTGATCGGCAATAACATCGCCAATGTGAACACCGTGGGCTTCAAAGCCAGCCGGACGACGTTCACCGACGTCTTCAGCCAGACGATCTCCCCCGGCTCGGCGCTTGCGAATCCGCAGCAGATCGGCCTCGGTGTCGGGGTCGGCTCCATCGACCTCCTGACCGATTACGGCTCCTTCCAGATGACGGGCCGGTCGCTGGACCTGGCCATCTCTGGCAACGGCCTGTTCGTGATGAAGAACGCCAACAACGAGATCCTCTACAGCCGGGTCGGCACCTTCGACTGGAACGCGGACGGCTACCTGTTCTGCCCGCCCCTCGGGATGAAGGTGATGGGCTGGATGGCGGACGCCGAAGGCCGGATCGGCCGTACCGACCAGGCGACGATGAGCGAGATCAAGCTGACGGTCGGCGACGTCTCCCTGCCCGCCGCGACGCAGAACGCCACCTTCAAGGGCAACCTGGACGCCGCCGCCCAGGTGGACGACTCCTACATCACGACCATGACGGCCTACGACAGCCTGGGTCGGCCCATCAGCGTCGCCATCCGGTTCACCAAGACCGATGACGGCTGGACGGTTGAGTACCAGCACGACTACAGCGACTGGGTCGACAACACCGACCCGTCAAAGGGCAAGCAGTGGACCAGGGCCCAGTTTAGCAGCGCGGATACGACGCTCCGGTTCAACACCGACGGCACGCTGGCGATCGACCCGGACAACGAGGAGTCTTTCCTCGCCGAACTGGAGATCATCGACCCGGACGGCGCAGCCGCACCGCTGCAGATCCGCGTGGACTTCAGCAAGGTCACCCAGGC
The DNA window shown above is from Symbiobacterium terraclitae and carries:
- a CDS encoding flagellar hook protein FlgE, encoding MRSLFSGVSGIRAHQTRMDVIGNNIANVNTVGFKASRTTFTDVFSQTISPGSALANPQQIGLGVGVGSIDLLTDYGSFQMTGRSLDLAISGNGLFVMKNANNEILYSRVGTFDWNADGYLFCPPLGMKVMGWMADAEGRIGRTDQATMSEIKLTVGDVSLPAATQNATFKGNLDAAAQVDDSYITTMTAYDSLGRPISVAIRFTKTDDGWTVEYQHDYSDWVDNTDPSKGKQWTRAQFSSADTTLRFNTDGTLAIDPDNEESFLAELEIIDPDGAAAPLQIRVDFSKVTQAYDASAGPGASKSSVQIDTMDGRGMGTLAAVHVNEQGLIIGRYTNGTTKVLAQIALANFNNMAGLLKEGASTFSETPASGVPQIGTPGSGGRGTLVPGNLEGSNVDLAQQFTEMILTQRGYQASAKLVSTADDMLQEIINLRR